Genomic DNA from Telopea speciosissima isolate NSW1024214 ecotype Mountain lineage chromosome 2, Tspe_v1, whole genome shotgun sequence:
TCCCTTTTTTTGGAATTCAATCTTTTTTtaggggattagggtttgacAGTGTTTGACATTCCAGGGAGGAATGCCTGGTGCTGCTCATCTTCGAGATTGTACAATTCTAGAAGGGCTGACCAAAAAGCACGTGGACGATGGACGACTTTATGCTGCGATTTGTGCCGCCCCTGCTGTTGCACTTGGTTCTTGGGGTTTGCTGAAGGGTGTAAAAGTAAGACCTTGGTTGACGAATCAGTCACACAATGTTGATTTTCCGTTCATCATTTTTTGTTATGTTCTGATTGTTATCACTATCTTGATGATTTTAGTGATTACTGTTACTTTTGGCTTTTGGCAGGCGACTTGCCATCCTTCATTCATGGAGATATTAGCATCGACTGCTAATGTAGTTGAATCGAGAGTCCAGAAGGATGGTCAAGCTGTGACCAGTCGTGGCCCTGGCACAACTATAGAGTTTTCCCTGGTGCTGGTTGAGCAATTGTATGGGAAAGAAAAAGCTGATGAAGTTGCCGGTGCAATGGTACGTAGGTCATCTTTTATATTTCGTTAATTATATTCTTTCTGGAAATGTATCTGCTTAAAAGTTTATGGGCATTTACTTCTTACAATCTTGAGAAGTCACGAGCAATATACAACGGGTTACGAACTTGATGGGTGATTCTTGTTAGGTGCTCAAATGTATGCTCGTTCAAGACGTTCATACATATAGTTATTTCAGTTTCCGAGGACAATGCAGCATATAAAATTGctcttctttttggttttgtGAATATGAGATCGGTTAAAATTGCGAATATATTAGGCTTTAGCCGCTGGGTTCTGGCTGTTGGGGAACAGCAAGCGGTCATCTTGATTAACTGTTGCTAGGTGCAATTCGTTTGCACTTGCTGGATGTCACATATTTGTTGTCTCAGATATAATGTCATTGTTGTCTTCCGTTAGTAAATTTTCCAGGAGGGAACAATTCAGTGAGATTACTAACTCAACTTGAGAAAGCCcgatcccaactaaatggaaaTGGCTACATGAAACCAGTTTCACAATTCCCCCCTTATCTTTACCCATCATCCCAGGACATCGTCGGCCTTCCCTTGTCTCGGACCATCTTGGCACCATTTGATTTCTTCTTACCAATGCATATACTATCCATCATTATAATACTCTGAGCAACTTCAATCGAATTTATCTTCTGTTGTTACCAATTGGTGCTACTTTTgagtttcttttgtttcttctgctCACTTTTGTTTTTGTGCTGTATATATGTTTATAAAGGTGACAATGAAAGAGCTCAGGTGACCTCCATGTTTAATTGAACTTCAGTGGTTGTCTTGCAATGAAATCTTATCTTTAATGAAACTTTGCATTTATTGGGAAGAAACGTAGAAGGTAGGTCAGGGAGAGCCTAGTTCTGTTACCTTCAGCAATGAAAGCCATTTATGCTCTtattctggaaacagcctctttgcaaaagcagggataaggctgcgtacattatgaccctccctagaccccgcagtggcgggagcctcgtgcactgggtacgcccttttttatgCTCTATTTcaggctctgtttgttttgaTGTAAAATGGCTGgatataaaataaagaatagaaaTTATCTTACTTTCATTATCTCACAGATGGTAAACATATGGGATGTGCAGTTCTATAGCAGGTCCAACTATTTCATGCCCCAAAACTCTAAAATATGTTTTGGgaagtaaaatatatttttactttattttatctCTGGGCATTTTACGTCAAGACAAATGGAACCTCTGGTGATAACTTCTTCCATAGGAAAATTATGTCCACTCGCAACAATTTCGGAATTCTTTGTCTTGGCCATTAACATCCATGGCTACCGGACCATCTATTGTTGATTGTGGTAGCATTTTTTGTAGTTGCAAACTGCAGAGTTTTGTTGCCTCTGGTTGAGGCAGTTCTTCTGTCAAGAAGGTCAGTTGTGTAATCCATTTTGAGTGCTCCTAGACCTTTTgggttggtggtggtgttgtgTACTTTGTACCTCCCAATCTTCTTCAATACAATTTGTTacaagaaggggggaggggaaggaatcCAATCTCATTTTGTGCATATGATTTGACAAGTAGTGTTGTTCTGTGATGAGCTTGGGATTTTGACACATCAATAAAGTTATGGGGTTTACTTCAATCAAACTTGGGATATGATGTAGTTAGTGTTCCTGGAAAAGCTTTAGCTGTGAGTATTATTTTCCCAGCTGGAAGTATACCTGAAGCAATTCTATGAAGGTTCTGATTATTGATGAACCATATTGGGTATCCACCGAATGGGATGCCGATCCTTTTACCTTCTCTATGGATTTGTTTGCTTTCTTTTCTCTGCCATCCATTATCTGTAGAGGTCCAGTAGGAAAACCAAGAcagaagggttgaagaagccaAGGGGTGTGGATTTTTGCTCGTCACATTGCCAGACTCTTTGACTTCTACATGAATTGCATAATGCATTCATGACTGAAAACAAACCGACAGAAATTAAAAGCACTCTGACAGAGTTTATTTAAACTATCTAGGAAATCATTAGATTTGTCAGTTCTTGTGTAGGGCTGAGGCCAGATTTTATTCATCCCTTGTGCTTCGCTTTCTCCCTTCCCCAACCCTTCTATTACAGCAGCCAATTATAACCTGCACGACCAGGCTTTTAACTTGAAGACAAGGGGTTTGGATGTTTGTTTGTCACATTCAGACTCTTGGCTTCTACATAAAGTGCATAATGCATTCATGACTTAAAACAAACCGACAGAAATTAAAGCACTTTGACACACATTTTATTCAAATTATCAGGGAAAGCAGTCCTGGTGTAGGGCTGAGCACATGTTTTATTCATCCCTTGTTCTTCCCTGCCCCCCTCTATAACAGCCAGCCAATTCCACCTGCACGACCAGATTTTTAACGACTGTTTCTTCAACAGCCATCAAATCCCTGTCAATAGGAATTTTTTGTgtttcattctctcttttcatgagtgattattttagatatccgGGCTAAatcgtaaataaagaaggtgagtTAGAGGATTATGTTtctcagagaattaaaataggatggatgaagtggagacgTGCATCCAGAGTGCTTTGTGATCGGCAAAATGTTTTTAGGACTGTCatacgactggctatgatgtatagtatggaatgttgggtagttaagaagcgtcatatgGATAAAccaagtgtagcggagatgaggatgttgagatggatgtgtggcaaactAGGGAGGAtaaaggaatgaccatattgtGGCTGAGTTGGGAGtggctccaatacatgataagctaagGGAGAGTCGTTTGGGagggcatgaccatgttcaataTGGGCCTTGGATGCTCCAGCACGGAGTAGTGatctgattcagattgaaggaactaaaagagctagggggcaggcctaaaatagCCTTCGGAGAAGTgaagaaggacatgcatagcttaggcctctTTATCttgtatgacttcaaatagagctgattggagagcaaggatccatgtagccgaccctatttagttgggataaagctatGCTGTTGCCGCTGTTGTTGTTTTAACTCTCTTCACAAATAGTAGCGCCTATTCCAGCTCTTAGAATTCTCATCCAACTTTGTAAAACCTGATGCAGGAAAGGATCAAAGAAACCCAATCTGTGTGCTGTTGTTGGGCCCAAACTATACGAAATTGATTGGGAGAATTCAAAGAGCTGATTTCCTGAACTTAGGGAGAGTTGACTGTGTATAAAACttgattctagggtttgaatGTCATAAGAAATTCAGATTTGGAAAATGGTCTGAGATTAGATCAAAATTTGGATAAGTCGGTCTGTCTTAGAATCAAAAGCAACTTTGGATCTAGAAACCAGTCTGAATTCATTTTCAgatcaaatttttttgggggtaagatTCATTTGCAGATCATAGCATGTAAACCAATGGGAGATTTAATTCCAAAATCGGATTTGATTCCAATCAGGTCCAGAAATCGGTTAAGTTAGAAAACAGATCTCTTTCGTAGGTGTAGTGCCAGAAATAGAGTCAAtagcatggaactaaatctccgTTGAAACTTGCAGTTTCGACTGAGAGATATCGGTTTCAACACTTCCCGAGACGAAATGTGAGGTCGATCCTGGATCGTACCAGGTTTTGACCATATTGCGCATATTTCGGTGATTTTGACCAAGAATACCGAGTTTCGACCAGCCCAGTTTCAACAGAAAAATACCGAGTTTCAACCAGTTTTGGTGGTTTCAATCAGTTTCAACCAGCCCATGGGATTTCGAGTTTGGCTCAgaaaaataccaggtttcggTTGGAACCTGGGAAATCTAGGTTTTGGCTAGTGTTGAAACTggcctcgaaaccaagatttagaaccttggtcaaGAGCCAAATTGAAATCTCAGATTATAAACCCTATCTGGTTTATAATAGTATTTGGAAAATTGGTCAACATGACTCCCTATCATTTGAATCGATCTCAATAACCACGAGATGAACATATTAGGGTCATCCTTTTGTCAACGGATGCTCCTATTCCAGATCAAGTTAACAAAACAGCCCTCAGAATTTCAGTTATACATTTGAAGGTCAGGAGAGACAACCTTCTTGAAGTTGTAGTCCAATTTCTTTGAAAATCTTAGACTACGTTCTGTCTTCTATTGAGAGGGCTTCTTTTATAATTTCTATGATAGAAGCTTGGCATCTGGCTATTAAGATAGGTCTTTTCTTTCCCAATGGACATTCTACTTGTAAAATGTGGTCCCTCTTCTATTGAGAGAGCCTATGATAGAAGTTTTTCTTTCCCAGTGAACATTCTACTTATATCTTCTTGGTTGCCTTTTATagatataaaataataaaataatgatgtTCTCCGACATAGTGCAAGCCTCAAGTTTTCCTGTATTTACCTTCCTCAGAACCATGGTTTTAAGTTTCGGTTTCAGCCAGGGTCGAAACCTGAAACCTTATGCAGAACTGCTCTGCAGTTTGTACATGTTACCTTCTATGTCTACCACCCAAAGTTGGTCACAAACACCCATGTTCCAATCTGAATCAGAACAATCTAGGAAAATTCATTTATCATCCATGTTTCACTCTGAAAATGGTTTCTCCTCCTTGACGATGAAGCCAGGCTCTTGACTTTCCCCTGTCCCTGTGAAGAAACTCATGCTGTCGCCGGTGTCAACAAGAGATGTGTCGTGTCCCTGGTTATAGATGTTTTCTCAAGATAATGATTTTAAATTTTCTTATTGCTTCTATAGGTGGAGTTTAGTTCAGTTTCTCTTTCTACTTCTTTCTCCTTAGAGTTTTAGACTATCTCATTCTACTTAAAGGTTTTGGGGATCAGTTCCTTACTGTTGTTTGTAAACTTAAGTATGGTTGATGAGTTCTGCAAgatgcatttcttcattttcttcatgtaggccccttgtttctctttttcaaaaCTGTTTTTCTCTTGGACTCTTATTTAACTGCCATTTGTAACTTTATAATCTTAGAAGCTTCATCAGTTTCATATTTTATGTCTTCTTTTGGGAATAGGAAATCTTCATCTATAGGAGACTGCTCCTTTGTGAGAAGCTCTATCAAGACAGGCTTAGCCATCCTATTTTGGTTTATATGCGGCTCAGCTTGACCGACATATTTCTGGTTTTATTTGTGAACATTTTCCCTTTCCAATACAAAAGGTTCTTGTTTGGTTGCCTCAGGAACTATCcaattgtcatttttttttgtttgtgggggggggggggggttcaacCATTATGAATGGCTGTTGTGTGTAAAGGCTCATTTCCTCAAATCTTATACTAATATAGGTTTTGGATAAGGGCTATGACAGTAAAGGGCTTTTCAAGGAATTGTGAATTTCATGTTGGGAGGGCAAAAGTAGGAACTGAATAGACAAGGGCAAATTAAGGGGAGTGACAACAATAAGAATACTTGATAAGCTTTCATTGGCCAattcattgagaaaagaaataaaaaggaggAAATGAAAAACTGTCATCGACTCAACTCTACATTCCTGCTTAACGGTAGTATTCCTGTTTGGCAGCCCTTTCATGATGGGGTCAAACTGAATTTTGATTGATACCTGTTGAGGAACCCAGGCCCTTTGAGTGATGTAGTTATTAGATTTTATGGTGCAGGACTTTTTGGGGCTTAATTGGGCCCCATTGGACTAGTTAATTCATTAGCGCTGAATTATTTTCACAGCACCATGTTTTGAATGCTGAAGTACATGATCAATATAGGATCTGATCGTGGCAGGGTAATGCAAATGTATATGTATTGGAGATCCTTCAGTGGGACATGGAAATTTTCCCATCTCGTTAGGCACACTCGACTCCTTGCTTCTTGATCAAATTGTTTATTCCACTGGAAGCCTAAAACTGTCGATGAGAGTGCAGATGTTTTGCAAAGCAAGGGGTTCCTCTCAGGAAATAGGGCAAAACATCATCTGTCTTTTTTGTTGTCTATTAGGAGTTTGAATTCTGCCTCATTCTTCACTACATTTCCAATTCTTCCTCTTGAGAAAGACCTGTGTATTTTGATTGGACAATTGTTGTCAGCAAtgatgcccccccccccctctctttttctACAGGGTGGCCAGCAGTTTCTATTGTTTGTTTGTGCTTCTAGTATTGGTGCCTGATCCTTGTATATTCCTTGTCTTGATAAAGATTCTCTTGCTTccaaaatgggaaaagaagaaaagtgaacTCAACTTTCTCTGTTTGTTTgcagtttcttggtttttttcaatttttgacTGTACATAACAGTTGGTTTCTTTCCAGGTTATGCGATCCAATCATGGGGATGAATATAAGATAACAGAGCTGAATCCAGTGGAGTGGAAATTTGACAATGCTCCTCAGGTCAGATTTGGATGATCATAATATTTTTAGATATCCTTTTTTATGCTATATCTTTTTCATTCAGATATCTTGCCACAGTTTTTATCCCACTTTATTTTGCTTGTCCATTGCATATTTGCCCGTATTGACTATTGTAGGGGAATGACTCAACATGCTCCCATTCATTGTTCTTCTCTATGTTCCCGCACACTGTTTTGGTGGCAAAAGTATTGTTGGAAAGAAGAATGGATAAAAGAGAGTTGCATCAACTTAGCATAGTTGTTTAGCTGCTGCTTACGCATCTTTTACTTCGATgctgtattttcttcttcttcttcctacagtCTTCTTTTGTGTATCAGCTTTGCCTAGTTGTTTAGATGCTCATTATCTCCCTTGTGTCTCGAGGAAGAGCAGGACGATTGATGATTTCACCTTTTCAGATCAATGTTATTACCTACAAACTTGATGTTCTGTTTCTTGTTTTCTCATCTTCAGATCCTTGTGCCAATTGCTAATGGCACGGAGGAGATGGAAACTGTCATGATTATTGATATTCTGCGGCGAGCGAGTGCAAAAGTGGTGGTTGCCTCTGTTGAAGATAAAATAGATATTCTGGCTTCCCGAAAAGTGAAACTAGTGGCAGATATGCTCCTTGAAGATGCTGCAAAGTTGTCATATGACTTGATTGTTCTGCCAGTAAGTTGGGTCACAATTTGAACTATTTAAAACTGATCCACTGAATAATTCATTCTGAACTAATTTTGAGCCCTTGCAGGGTGGGCTTGGTGGTGCCCAAGCATTTGCTAGTTCAGAGAAACTGGTAAACCTACTAAAGAAGCAGATGGAATCAAATAAACCATATGGTGCCATATGTGCATCTCCAGCTTTAGTACTGGAGCCTCATGGTTTACTCAAGGTATGAGCTATGTCATTACTACATTGAGTCTCTTTTAGTTATCTGTGTGTAGAACTTGTCAATTGACAATATGTTGGTTTATTTTACAGGGTAAGAAGGCCACAGCTTATCCACCCATGTGCAACAAACTTTCTGATCAGAGTGAAGTTGAGAACAGGGTCGTTGTTGATGGCTATCTTATCACTAGCAGAGGTCCGGGAACTTCCATGGAGTTTGCATTGGCTATTGTGGAGAAGTTTATGGGACGTAAGAAGGCATTAGAACTTGCAAAGGCTATGGTTTTCATGCACCCATAGAGTTTGTGTCCGTTTTGTGTTTCTATATACAATTATACATTGTGCCAGAGTGAGTTTATATCTGCAGCGTGTTGGGTTATATAGTACTGTAAAATATGAATTGTTATTATGGGTATTAGATAAGTGGAGACTTCCAAGTTTGAGCAGTCACCAGGTTTACTCTGCTTTCTGAAATGAATTAGTTCGATGGGTTCTTTGTTTATTACATCCTCCGGCTACTACTTCTGTTGTGGTCTTGAGTCTTCACATTCATGGTGGCTGAGAACGAGAGTGAAAAAGGTTGGTTTTGGACAAGATATGTTTAGATCCTGGCTCAGTGCTTTTGCCAGAAAAGCTCGTGGAATAGGGCTCTGGTGGTTTTGGATCACCAAACTTCTGGCTTGGATGTAACTTGTAAGAGTTTTCAACTCCATCGACACTAAAGACTTGACGCTGAAGCCCAAGAGAGATGAAATGGGAGTTAATGGATAAGGGACTGGGCGAAAGTTTTTGATTGctaattctttttcccttatctACTGTgtttttttgaataaaatagaatttttttttctttttggggtaaatgaataaagggtaaattacCGATCACCCCTAATTTTCAATCAAAACTCGGATCATCCCCTGACATTAGTCTCTAATGTTAGTTTTAtgatgttaagtgatgatgtcagctaattaaacaaatttaaattcttaaattaccCTTGACCAGTATTGATTTACGATTTTACCCTTGCAActgaaaaccctaaattcatctttttcctcacacctgcaactcgaTCTGGGAAGGCTTTATGACCTGcaactaaaaccctaattcgaTCCTCTTCCTCACAAAGCCCGTTGGTCATCGTCGGTTTCCGCCGCCGGTaaggttagagagagagagaggggaaagaCGAGCTATCAGAGTGGAAGAAGCTGACGACGGAGGATATATAGTTTTCTGGGTTATTTCTTGACGGAGGTTTCGTTACCCGTATCAGTTTATGGGTTTTTtatatagtttttcttttttctttttggaacttCAAGTTTTGATTTCTATGATCTATTTTAGCTCTCTgtggtttttgttgtttttctttttcctctacTGTGACTTTGAACATGAAAATCATTTTTGCCCAGTTATATATCCTGTGTAGTTTGAAGAAAATGggtcctttttgttttcatttatttctcgCCTTTGCAAAGAAGACGAGCAATAGGGTGAGGAAGCGACGCCAAGGGATTTCTCAACGGCGAACTTGGCGGAGGCAAGTGGAAAATTTATTGTATTTGGGTCTATCCCGACGGCATCTTCTTCTTTACCCTTGCATAGCCTTTCGGCAACCATATTGGCTGCCGTGTTCGGATCGACGATCTTTATGATTATCAGTAGCAGTATCTAAATTTGGTACCCGGATCTGAATCATCTGTTTGATTGCTTCAGAGCTACTTTGAGATCATTAGGACCTGGGAACAGAGAACAGCTACGGATGGGTTTTCAGgtgaaatttatttattttaccgGACAATAATTGAAGTCATTAATGTTTTGAAGTAAAGGGGCCATGAGATCTTTTTATTGGTTCTTGGGTGACTGGGGTCATGAGATTTCTATTTTACCTTCGTTATCCGATCGATTTTGATCCCCTATTTTGGATACCAAACAGATAAATATGTAATTCAATCTCGACTTAGGGCATCTCATGATCTCATTTGTTTAAAAGAAATGATTCCTTTAGATGGGAATGAATCGGTCAAaatcttttgtttgaaaaccgTTGGTTCCATTAATAATGAAAAATGGAGTTGAAAAAAAAGGTTAGAGAAAGAGGAGATGGAGATTGGGAGCATTGGAGAGGAAGCTGACTGTGCCTATGTCCCACAACGTTGCTTTGCAACAATGTTCTTTCTTCGTCTGCTTTAAGCCTTTAACATCTCTCGTATTCCCGAGAAAAAACCAGAGCAGAAACAAATTTGAAAGTCTCTAAAATTCAGATCCTTCCCTAGTTTCTCGAATCTTTGTTTTCACAAAGAAAATTGCTTTTCAGTGTCGGAAAACTGGTTTTGCGGTTTGGGATCTCTtctgattctcttctccttgggGTTTAAACTACTCTTTCTGAGTGGCAGCGGCGGTGGCGCCAACGGAGTCGCAGAAAAGGGGTGGgttattttaggttgaagatgaagaaaaagtagtattgtaaatttaattttaatattttagtacaaaggtaaaatagttctttcacactaataactaacagcagactaataccgttactgtagaggaggtaatttgaattttttaaaaaatcaggggATGATCGGTAATTTACCCATGAATAagcttataattttttttttttggtaagggaCTTAAGCTTATACAAGTCTTTCAAACAAAAAACTCTAAAAAGATTATATAATTGTTGAAATATTTGCCTTTTCTTCCCAGTTTTCATTTCTAGGTTTCACTCTATTACGATAAATTTTGGTCCAATTTAAATCGAAATAAATGGAAGCTGATCCCATATCCAATTGAGGTTTTAAATTTTGGTTGCAATTTCTAATGCTTGGTTGTACCTAAGCGTGGTTTGCATACTTTGATGGTTGAATGCGACTTCCCAAATCGATTCATGTTATTTTCACTTTTTCAGTTATTGAGTCATGGAGGGATCGTTATCGCGTCAAGTACTTGATGCGGTCAAGTGTGCATCGTGCGGCCGGGCACCGCTCATGTGTGCATGGTGGGGCCCACTGTACGCACATGGGCGGTGCCCAGCCACACGATGGGCACTTGACCGCGTCAAGTACTTGACGTGATAATTTTCCGTCCTGGAGCCGCCAGTTCAGCCtgaaatttttctatttattaattATCAAGAAAAAAGAACGCCATGACATAAAATCATGAGAAATGACTGCCGTGTCTctatggaaaggcagaaatccccgAGGATGCCATCGCACACAACCAGGTAGCGATCTCTTTTCCTAATTATTACTACTTTTAGTTTGGATATTTGCTTGATCACAATCACAGCCTCACAGCAAGGTTAATACATTTTTGCAGTAATAAAATGATTTATTAAATTCGTCATTCAATAATGTTTAATAAATTTTTGCAGCAAGTTTAGACTTTAGAGTTCAAATTTAACTTTGCCAAGTGTCgttttgaagtaataaaaaatagggagaaagaacgctacgtGGGTACGTGTAGTGTGCGAcccctgtgcccaaacacagaatcacatgaaatgaccataGTGCCctcatggaaaggtggaaattcccAGGGTGCTGCGGTCATTTTGCATgaccctgtgtctgggcacaagggCCGCGCACTGCACgcaccaggtagcattctctttccctaaaaaATACTACAAAAAGGTGGGGATCACTGCTAGTTCGTGTGgcccctatgcccagacacagagaAGATGAAACCACCTCGTCCCGTAAGCCCATCCCTGTTAGATGCTTGTGCAAGGGCTCCCATTGACCTCGTGCTAGCAGGAGCCACACAAAAGCAGcatttttttccctaaaaaagaCAATGTTTCTTTGAGTAGGCGTATCAACAAAAAAGTGGGTGAGGTGGCACACCTAATTATACCAGGTGGAAGGGTGATTTAGTCATTTTAGTAGTTGGATACCTAGGGAATGGTCTAGACTAGCCACATGTAAAATTTTCGCCACAAATGCAATCAAATAACCTCCCATGTATTAGCATGTATTCTTGTGAATCTCCATGCATGCCTGCTGGTGTTCCAACCACTATTAGATCTTTGTTGATTTTCCAATGCTTTGTTTTCTCACTTGTCAAActttgtttgaactttgaactgaAACTAGTTATGTGAGCAAAGGACATTTGGTTCtatttgtccacaaaatttcaaccctattTGATTTGCCACATGATAGAAAATAAGTGCTCGTCTAACTATTTATGGAGATGTACCGGTTGATCGGAGAAACTATGTTAATGAATAATTCTAGGTAcctaaaaatacaaggaaaaataTACAATATCAAGTGAACCATACAATTGGATAAGATCCCAAAATTGGACATTTGGTCAATACATGATGTATTCTTTTTGTTCAAAGGTTTCAGGGTTGTTCAATTGAAGGGCAGTGGTAGGAATAGAGCTTAGCCAAAAAAGAGACTCAttcttatgattttttttttttctattataatTTGGAGAAAGTTAGTGGGTGAGCTTTGGCGCAATAatttaagttgtgctattgtaACTTGGTGGTTGCGGGTTCATaacttggaaacaacctctcttgCGAAgcaaggggtaaggctgtgtatatttgtccctcccagaccctgcagtagtagGAGCCTCAAGcactgggatttttttttttttttttttaataattaggAGAAATTTATTCTTTACTGTGGGTGAAGAGAAGCCCATTGTTGCAATCTCATAATTACTCCCCCTATTTAACGAATGTTAGAAATGCCCTTGAC
This window encodes:
- the LOC122651901 gene encoding protein DJ-1 homolog B produces the protein MALRHLTPLSPRLHLSPFITFSRTTAPLTFPAFSTSRKSFSVTTMTSTARKVLVPVADGTEPMEAVIMIDVLRRGGADVTVASVEKELRVDACHGVKLVADAPLSDCAGEDYDLISLPGGMPGAAHLRDCTILEGLTKKHVDDGRLYAAICAAPAVALGSWGLLKGVKATCHPSFMEILASTANVVESRVQKDGQAVTSRGPGTTIEFSLVLVEQLYGKEKADEVAGAMVMRSNHGDEYKITELNPVEWKFDNAPQILVPIANGTEEMETVMIIDILRRASAKVVVASVEDKIDILASRKVKLVADMLLEDAAKLSYDLIVLPGGLGGAQAFASSEKLVNLLKKQMESNKPYGAICASPALVLEPHGLLKGKKATAYPPMCNKLSDQSEVENRVVVDGYLITSRGPGTSMEFALAIVEKFMGRKKALELAKAMVFMHP